One Pseudomonas fluorescens genomic region harbors:
- a CDS encoding MFS transporter has translation MTANSTARPAPFSRADYKTLGLAALGGALEIYDFIIFVFFALTLSQLFFPPEMPEWLRLLQSFGIFVTGYLARPLGGILMAHFADRLGRKKVFSLSILMMALPCLLIGIMPTYAQIGYFAPLLLLALRILQGAAVGGEVPSAWVFVAEHAPTGHRGYALGFLQAGLTFGYLIGALTATFLAQVFTPSEILDYAWRYPFLLGGVFGVVGVYLRRWLSETPVFMAMEAQREARVELPLRTVLREHRLAMLPAMLLTCVLTSAVVVFVVITPTMMQKTFGMTASHTFGLSALGIVFLNLGCVIAGLLVDRIGAWRTVMLYSLLLPLGIGVLYGCLIMGGQWIGIAYAVAGLACGVVGAVPSVMVGLFPARIRVSGISFTYNIAYAAWASITPLLLIGLMPWSPWICVMFCAVMGAVGILTAAYFGARLPRTGPCQAAGAA, from the coding sequence ATGACTGCCAACTCCACAGCCCGACCGGCGCCGTTCAGCCGCGCCGACTACAAGACCCTTGGCCTCGCGGCGCTCGGCGGGGCGCTGGAGATCTACGATTTCATCATCTTCGTGTTCTTCGCGCTGACCCTCAGCCAGCTGTTCTTCCCGCCGGAAATGCCCGAATGGCTGCGGCTGCTGCAGAGCTTCGGGATTTTCGTCACCGGTTATCTGGCGCGGCCGCTGGGCGGGATTCTGATGGCGCATTTCGCTGATCGCCTGGGCCGTAAAAAGGTTTTCAGCCTGAGCATCCTGATGATGGCGCTGCCGTGCCTGCTCATCGGGATCATGCCGACCTATGCGCAAATCGGCTATTTCGCGCCATTGCTGTTGCTGGCGCTGCGCATTCTTCAAGGCGCGGCGGTGGGCGGTGAAGTGCCGAGTGCCTGGGTCTTCGTCGCCGAGCATGCGCCGACCGGCCATCGCGGTTACGCCCTCGGATTTTTGCAGGCCGGTCTGACCTTCGGTTACCTGATCGGCGCCCTGACCGCGACGTTTCTCGCGCAGGTGTTCACTCCGTCCGAGATTCTCGATTACGCCTGGCGCTATCCATTCCTGTTGGGCGGCGTGTTCGGCGTGGTCGGTGTTTATCTGCGGCGCTGGCTCAGCGAAACCCCGGTGTTCATGGCCATGGAAGCGCAGCGTGAGGCGCGGGTCGAATTGCCGTTGCGCACGGTGCTGCGCGAACATCGCCTGGCGATGTTGCCGGCCATGCTGCTGACATGCGTGCTGACCTCGGCGGTGGTGGTGTTCGTGGTCATCACGCCAACGATGATGCAGAAAACCTTCGGCATGACCGCCAGCCACACTTTCGGGCTCAGTGCCTTGGGCATCGTTTTCCTCAATCTTGGCTGCGTGATTGCCGGGCTGCTGGTCGATCGCATTGGCGCCTGGCGCACGGTCATGCTCTACAGCCTGTTGCTGCCGCTGGGCATCGGCGTGTTGTATGGCTGTCTGATCATGGGCGGCCAGTGGATCGGCATTGCCTATGCGGTGGCCGGTCTGGCGTGCGGGGTCGTCGGTGCAGTGCCATCGGTGATGGTGGGGCTGTTCCCGGCGCGTATTCGTGTGTCAGGCATTTCCTTCACTTACAACATTGCCTACGCCGCATGGGCAAGTATCACACCGCTGTTGTTGATTGGTCTGATGCCGTGGAGCCCATGGATCTGCGTGATGTTCTGCGCGGTGATGGGCGCAGTGGGAATTCTGACCGCGGCTTATTTCGGCGCGCGCCTGCCGCGCACTGGGCCCTGTCAAGCGGCCGGCGCTGCCTGA
- a CDS encoding short-chain fatty acid transporter, with protein MAVDIEDSRSARFALRCSNFAERWFPDSWVFAALAVIIVALATLAMGAKPSAAAMAFGDGFWSLIPFTMQMAFVVIGGYVVASSPPAVKLIDKLARIPKNGRSAVAWVALISMVASLLNWGLSLVFGGLLVRALARRTDLKMDYRAAGAAAYLGLGAVWALGLSSSAAQLQANPASLPPSILSITGVIPFTETIFLWQSGVMLLALIVISIIIAYATAPGPNSARDAKACGIDPAFNLPPLQPRTRPGEWLEHSPLLIIVLVLLAAGWLFHEFSTKPAITAISGLNTYNFLFIMLGALLHWRPRSFLDAVARAVPTTTGVLIQFPLYGSIAALMTTVKGADAQTLAHHISTFFVSIASHDTYALLMGVYSAILGFFIPSGGGKWIIEAPYVMQVANDLQYHLGWAVQIYNAAEALPNLINPFYMLPLLGVLGLKARDLIGFSFVQLLVHTPLVLLLLWALGTTLAHTPPVMP; from the coding sequence GTGGCCGTTGATATCGAAGATAGCCGCTCTGCGCGCTTTGCCCTGCGCTGTTCAAATTTTGCCGAACGCTGGTTTCCCGATTCCTGGGTGTTCGCTGCGTTGGCCGTGATCATCGTCGCGTTGGCCACGTTGGCCATGGGCGCCAAACCCAGCGCTGCGGCGATGGCGTTCGGTGACGGCTTCTGGAGCCTGATCCCGTTCACCATGCAGATGGCCTTTGTGGTGATCGGCGGCTACGTCGTCGCCAGCTCACCACCTGCGGTCAAACTGATCGACAAACTGGCACGGATCCCGAAGAACGGCCGCTCCGCTGTAGCCTGGGTGGCGCTGATCTCGATGGTCGCCTCGCTGCTCAACTGGGGCCTGTCGCTGGTGTTCGGCGGTTTGCTGGTGCGCGCCCTCGCCCGCCGCACCGATCTGAAAATGGATTATCGCGCCGCCGGAGCAGCGGCGTATCTGGGCCTCGGCGCGGTGTGGGCGTTGGGTCTGTCTTCCTCGGCTGCGCAGTTGCAGGCCAACCCCGCCAGCCTACCGCCATCGATCCTGTCGATCACCGGGGTGATCCCGTTCACCGAAACGATTTTCCTCTGGCAATCTGGCGTGATGCTGCTGGCACTGATCGTGATCTCGATCATCATCGCTTACGCCACTGCGCCCGGCCCGAACTCGGCACGCGACGCCAAGGCCTGCGGTATCGACCCGGCGTTCAATCTGCCGCCGCTGCAACCGCGCACCCGTCCCGGCGAATGGCTGGAACACAGCCCGTTGCTGATCATTGTGCTGGTACTGCTGGCGGCGGGATGGCTGTTCCACGAGTTTTCGACCAAACCGGCGATCACCGCAATTTCCGGCCTGAACACGTATAACTTCCTGTTCATCATGCTCGGTGCGCTGTTGCACTGGCGCCCGCGCAGCTTTCTCGACGCCGTGGCTCGCGCGGTGCCGACCACCACCGGCGTATTGATCCAATTCCCACTGTACGGCTCGATCGCCGCGCTGATGACCACAGTCAAAGGCGCTGATGCGCAAACCCTGGCGCATCACATCTCGACGTTCTTCGTCAGCATCGCTTCGCATGACACCTACGCGCTGCTGATGGGCGTGTACTCGGCGATACTCGGTTTCTTCATTCCGTCCGGCGGCGGCAAATGGATCATCGAAGCGCCGTACGTGATGCAAGTCGCCAATGATCTGCAATACCACCTCGGCTGGGCGGTGCAAATCTACAACGCCGCCGAAGCGCTGCCGAACCTGATCAACCCGTTCTACATGCTGCCGCTGCTCGGCGTGCTCGGCCTGAAGGCACGCGACCTGATCGGCTTCTCGTTCGTGCAATTGCTGGTGCACACGCCGCTGGTGCTGCTGTTGCTGTGGGCGCTGGGGACGACATTGGCACATACGCCGCCGGTGATGCCGTGA
- a CDS encoding lysine methyltransferase, producing MNNQAYSQHPARDTEGIYPFAGLPVRLGFPSIGDFRIIVDEQGVATAIEARREFSRITRMCRVSGQLLPYRCRQTRQLQPGIHIYDPRFCGLLEHSCDPNVFLDLSELWLWALKDINGSDRLTMDYAATEAKLLRQFACHCGSPRCRGWITGYDEAANIEGQCFLQHWRHSRHR from the coding sequence ATGAACAATCAGGCTTATAGCCAACACCCGGCCCGCGATACCGAAGGGATTTACCCGTTCGCAGGGTTGCCCGTTCGCCTCGGTTTCCCGTCGATTGGCGACTTCCGAATCATTGTCGATGAGCAAGGCGTCGCGACGGCTATCGAGGCACGACGAGAATTTTCGCGCATCACGCGCATGTGCCGGGTTTCCGGACAGTTACTGCCCTATCGCTGTCGGCAGACACGGCAACTGCAACCCGGTATTCACATCTATGACCCACGGTTTTGCGGGCTGCTCGAGCACTCCTGTGATCCCAACGTCTTTCTGGATCTCAGCGAGTTATGGTTGTGGGCGTTGAAAGATATCAACGGCAGCGACCGGTTGACCATGGATTACGCCGCCACCGAAGCAAAACTGCTTCGCCAGTTCGCCTGCCATTGTGGTTCACCGCGCTGCCGAGGCTGGATCACCGGATACGACGAAGCCGCCAACATCGAAGGCCAGTGCTTTTTGCAGCACTGGCGCCACTCGAGGCATCGTTAA
- the can gene encoding carbonate dehydratase gives MHDLQDLIDNNERWADAITKEDPDFFAKLARQQTPEYLWIGCSDARVPANEIVGMLPGDLFVHRNVANVVLHTDLNCLSVIQYAVDVLKVKHILVTGHYGCGGVRASMQDRQFGLIDGWLRSIRDLYYEKREELAKLPTEEEQVDRMCELNVIQQVANVAHTSIVQNAWHRGQSLSIHGCIYGIKDGRWKSLNTTISGFEQLPPQYRLRPVGAL, from the coding sequence ATGCACGATCTACAAGACCTGATTGATAATAACGAGCGTTGGGCTGACGCGATTACCAAGGAAGACCCGGATTTCTTCGCCAAACTGGCGCGCCAGCAGACTCCGGAATACCTGTGGATCGGCTGTTCGGACGCACGCGTGCCGGCCAACGAAATCGTCGGCATGCTGCCGGGCGATCTGTTCGTCCATCGCAACGTTGCCAACGTGGTGCTGCACACTGACCTCAATTGCCTGTCAGTGATCCAGTACGCGGTGGATGTGCTGAAAGTCAAACACATTCTTGTCACTGGCCACTATGGCTGCGGCGGCGTACGTGCGTCGATGCAGGATCGTCAGTTCGGCCTCATCGACGGCTGGCTGCGTTCGATCCGCGATCTGTATTACGAGAAACGCGAAGAGCTGGCGAAATTGCCGACCGAAGAAGAGCAGGTCGACCGGATGTGCGAGCTCAACGTGATCCAGCAAGTGGCCAACGTCGCGCACACCAGCATTGTTCAGAACGCCTGGCATCGCGGACAGAGCCTGTCGATCCACGGCTGCATCTACGGCATCAAGGACGGTCGCTGGAAGAGCCTGAACACGACCATCAGTGGCTTCGAGCAGTTGCCGCCACAATATCGCTTGCGTCCAGTGGGTGCGCTGTAA
- a CDS encoding serine kinase/phosphatase, with protein MNDSRRPYDAVQPEPIDDNEDRMGSVHELDFDEDEPSAKIGDELPEREREQLMPAERVREAGMTGASVDDHQPTDDDLSPETLIREDGARDAEEVGDGDQADWDLSVVGENDIGGGDGLDEAELADLDPLNGKR; from the coding sequence ATGAATGATTCACGACGCCCTTATGATGCGGTGCAACCGGAACCCATCGATGATAACGAAGACCGCATGGGCTCGGTGCACGAGCTGGATTTCGACGAAGACGAGCCAAGCGCGAAGATCGGTGATGAGCTGCCCGAGCGTGAACGTGAGCAACTGATGCCAGCGGAGCGGGTGCGTGAGGCGGGCATGACCGGGGCTTCGGTTGATGATCACCAACCTACTGACGATGACCTGAGCCCAGAGACTTTGATTCGCGAAGATGGCGCGCGTGATGCCGAGGAAGTTGGCGATGGCGATCAGGCGGATTGGGATTTGAGCGTGGTCGGGGAAAATGACATTGGCGGCGGTGACGGCCTCGATGAGGCGGAACTCGCGGATCTGGATCCGCTGAATGGCAAGCGATGA
- the rimI gene encoding ribosomal protein S18-alanine N-acetyltransferase, with protein sequence MSDAVTFRPMTEADLDAVLKIEYAAYSHPWTRGIFLDGLGKYQIWLMFEGQQQVGHGVVQIILDEAHLLNITVKPESQGRGLGLTLLEHLMSRAYAAEARECFLEVRDSNAAAFRLYERYGFNEIGRRRDYYPAVGGREDAVVMACTLVD encoded by the coding sequence ATGAGTGACGCTGTAACCTTCCGCCCGATGACCGAGGCGGATCTGGACGCTGTGCTGAAGATCGAATACGCCGCGTACAGTCATCCGTGGACCCGCGGGATTTTTCTCGATGGCCTGGGCAAGTACCAGATCTGGCTGATGTTCGAGGGGCAGCAACAGGTGGGTCACGGGGTGGTGCAGATCATTCTTGATGAGGCGCATCTGCTGAACATCACCGTCAAGCCGGAAAGCCAGGGCCGCGGGCTGGGCCTGACATTGCTCGAGCACCTGATGTCGCGGGCATATGCGGCTGAGGCGCGGGAGTGTTTTCTCGAAGTGCGCGACAGCAATGCGGCGGCATTCCGTTTGTATGAGCGATACGGTTTCAACGAGATTGGCCGGCGTCGGGACTATTATCCGGCGGTGGGTGGGCGCGAAGACGCCGTGGTCATGGCCTGCACCCTGGTCGACTGA
- a CDS encoding energy transducer TonB — MQVVNWLPRTELPFAAPSRPELLDPPEPEAEAPVLLAPQAEASVQPAARPAERPKIDVPRPSLASTRTGAKPVEAVDDAPVVAKAAPVPPPRFALQLLRAGRCLLLVELPTGEAFQSRDPAYLLLKDMLRAAGLPDAPQIVGEPVRWPWLNRGTMDQGPDAARDFVQGFLSLQMEAAPCACLWLIGLPAVRFAGEADAEAFNRELQIEGLGLAWAIPGLELLMEEPQRKAAVWQAMRRLMARWKESNE; from the coding sequence ATGCAGGTGGTCAACTGGCTGCCGCGCACAGAATTGCCTTTCGCCGCGCCGTCGCGGCCAGAGCTGCTGGATCCGCCCGAGCCCGAGGCCGAAGCGCCGGTATTGCTTGCGCCGCAGGCCGAAGCGTCAGTGCAGCCTGCTGCTCGTCCCGCCGAACGGCCGAAAATCGACGTGCCGCGTCCCTCGCTGGCCAGTACCCGTACCGGTGCGAAACCGGTGGAAGCGGTCGACGACGCACCGGTTGTCGCCAAAGCTGCCCCTGTGCCGCCACCACGTTTCGCCTTGCAATTGCTGCGCGCCGGGCGTTGCCTGTTGCTGGTCGAGTTACCCACCGGTGAGGCGTTTCAGAGTCGTGATCCGGCCTATCTGTTGCTCAAGGACATGCTGCGCGCCGCCGGTCTGCCGGATGCGCCGCAGATCGTCGGCGAGCCGGTGCGCTGGCCGTGGCTCAATCGCGGCACCATGGATCAGGGCCCGGACGCGGCGCGGGATTTCGTCCAGGGTTTTCTTTCCTTGCAAATGGAAGCTGCGCCCTGCGCTTGCCTGTGGCTGATTGGCCTGCCGGCGGTGCGTTTTGCCGGCGAAGCGGACGCCGAAGCGTTCAATCGTGAATTGCAGATCGAAGGTCTGGGCCTGGCCTGGGCCATTCCCGGTCTGGAATTGTTAATGGAGGAGCCGCAGCGCAAAGCCGCTGTGTGGCAAGCCATGCGTCGGCTGATGGCGCGCTGGAAAGAATCGAATGAGTGA